One window of the Lepeophtheirus salmonis chromosome 7, UVic_Lsal_1.4, whole genome shotgun sequence genome contains the following:
- the LOC121121772 gene encoding lysophospholipid acyltransferase 5 isoform X1 — protein sequence MSLWISLLSQHNGVSEKATRLIFGIILSYPVFWIFRGTFLSKSSADLQHVFFIITGLALSWWTFDLDAIYHGSFCILVTYMIISVFSPTYYSTLLSFIFNFGYLVVGYWFTETDSYDICWTMPHCVLTLRLIAVSFDTWDGTKKTESLGNDQLKNRLKTPPSLLELFSSVFFPASYFIGPQFSLVRYRSFVKRNEDGDIPVPPYFMALRRILLGVMYLIFHIVGSIYIPLDWITTPNYLNRSFGPVKVVLAFLWVKIMMSKYIGSWLLSEGSMIFSGLAYDPSSETDAWFGGANVRIKQWEFSGNLQNMIDSFNINTNLWSASYIYKRLKGLNNRTLSAGITLLFLALWHGLHSGYYTTFFLEFLMLNFERSLSGIGKQVSPYLGKFGGSIIGVIYIMLVLPHCFLPFGLLTWDKYWPVIKGSYGMPYGFFLIWPFVIKGIQSNLHTKKVI from the exons ATGTCGTTGTGGATATCTCTTCTTTCACAACATAATGGAGTTTCTGAGAAAGCAACTCGCCTTATATTTGGAATCATACTAT CCTATCCAGTATTTTGGATATTTCGAGGAACATTCCTCTCGAAATCCTCCGCTGATTTGCAACATGTATTCTTCATCATTACTGGATTAGCATTAAGTTGGTGGACATTTGACCTGGATGCCATATACCATGGTTCTTTTTGTATTCTTGTGACCTACATGATCATAAGTGTATTTAGTCCAACATATTATTCAACccttttaagttttatttttaattttgggtaCCTGGTCGTCG gttACTGGTTTACCGAGACGGATTCTTATGACATTTGCTGGACTATGCCACACTGTGTTTTAACTCTGAGATTAATAGCAGTGTCGTTCGATACATgggatggaacaaaaaaaact gaatcTTTAGGAAATGATCAACTTAAAAATAGACTGAAGACACCACCAAGTCTATTAGAACTGTTTAGTTCAGTTTTTTTCCCTGCTAGCTACTTTATTGGGCCCCAATTCTCATTAGTTCGTTATAGATCTTTTGTGAAACGAAATGAAGATGGTGATATTCCAGTACCACCATATTTCATGGCATTAAGACGAATATTATTAGGAGTAATGTACTTGATCTTCCATATAGTTGGATCCATTTAT ATCCCTCTAGATTGGATAACGACGCCTAATTATTTAAACCGATCATTTGGTCCCGTGAAAGTTGTTTTAGCTTTCTTATGGGTCAAGATTATGATGTCGAAATACATAGGGTCATGGTTACTGAGCGAAGGAAGTATGATTTTTTCTGGACTAGCATATGACCCAAGTTCTGAAACAGACGCTTGGTTTGGAGGAGCAAATGTGCGCATTAAACAATGGGAATTCTCTGGAAACTTACAAAAT ATGATAGATTCATTTAACATCAATACAAATTTATGGTCAGCTTCTTACATCTATAAGCGACTAAAAGGCTTAAATAACCGAACACTCAGTGCTGGAATCACACTTCTCTTTTTAGCACTCTGGCATGGACTTCATTCCGGATATTATACGACATTCTTTTTGGAGTtcttaatgttaaattttgagaggtcctTATCTGGAATAGGAAAACAAGTATCACCCTATCTAGGAAAATTCGGAGGTTCCATCATTGGAGTCATATATATTATGCTAGTACTGCCACATTGTTTTCTTCCATTTGGTCTTCTGACTTGGGACAAGTATTGGCCAGTGATAAAAGGATCTTATGGTATGCCTTATGGATTCTTTTTGATTTGGCCATTTGTTATAAAGGGTATACAGAGTAatctacacacaaaaaaagtgaTATGA
- the LOC121121772 gene encoding lysophospholipid acyltransferase 5 isoform X2: MEFLRKQLALYLESYYFTFKLAYPVFWIFRGTFLSKSSADLQHVFFIITGLALSWWTFDLDAIYHGSFCILVTYMIISVFSPTYYSTLLSFIFNFGYLVVGYWFTETDSYDICWTMPHCVLTLRLIAVSFDTWDGTKKTESLGNDQLKNRLKTPPSLLELFSSVFFPASYFIGPQFSLVRYRSFVKRNEDGDIPVPPYFMALRRILLGVMYLIFHIVGSIYIPLDWITTPNYLNRSFGPVKVVLAFLWVKIMMSKYIGSWLLSEGSMIFSGLAYDPSSETDAWFGGANVRIKQWEFSGNLQNMIDSFNINTNLWSASYIYKRLKGLNNRTLSAGITLLFLALWHGLHSGYYTTFFLEFLMLNFERSLSGIGKQVSPYLGKFGGSIIGVIYIMLVLPHCFLPFGLLTWDKYWPVIKGSYGMPYGFFLIWPFVIKGIQSNLHTKKVI; the protein is encoded by the exons ATGGAGTTTCTGAGAAAGCAACTCGCCTTATATTTGGAATCATACTAT TTTACCTTTAAATTAGCCTATCCAGTATTTTGGATATTTCGAGGAACATTCCTCTCGAAATCCTCCGCTGATTTGCAACATGTATTCTTCATCATTACTGGATTAGCATTAAGTTGGTGGACATTTGACCTGGATGCCATATACCATGGTTCTTTTTGTATTCTTGTGACCTACATGATCATAAGTGTATTTAGTCCAACATATTATTCAACccttttaagttttatttttaattttgggtaCCTGGTCGTCG gttACTGGTTTACCGAGACGGATTCTTATGACATTTGCTGGACTATGCCACACTGTGTTTTAACTCTGAGATTAATAGCAGTGTCGTTCGATACATgggatggaacaaaaaaaact gaatcTTTAGGAAATGATCAACTTAAAAATAGACTGAAGACACCACCAAGTCTATTAGAACTGTTTAGTTCAGTTTTTTTCCCTGCTAGCTACTTTATTGGGCCCCAATTCTCATTAGTTCGTTATAGATCTTTTGTGAAACGAAATGAAGATGGTGATATTCCAGTACCACCATATTTCATGGCATTAAGACGAATATTATTAGGAGTAATGTACTTGATCTTCCATATAGTTGGATCCATTTAT ATCCCTCTAGATTGGATAACGACGCCTAATTATTTAAACCGATCATTTGGTCCCGTGAAAGTTGTTTTAGCTTTCTTATGGGTCAAGATTATGATGTCGAAATACATAGGGTCATGGTTACTGAGCGAAGGAAGTATGATTTTTTCTGGACTAGCATATGACCCAAGTTCTGAAACAGACGCTTGGTTTGGAGGAGCAAATGTGCGCATTAAACAATGGGAATTCTCTGGAAACTTACAAAAT ATGATAGATTCATTTAACATCAATACAAATTTATGGTCAGCTTCTTACATCTATAAGCGACTAAAAGGCTTAAATAACCGAACACTCAGTGCTGGAATCACACTTCTCTTTTTAGCACTCTGGCATGGACTTCATTCCGGATATTATACGACATTCTTTTTGGAGTtcttaatgttaaattttgagaggtcctTATCTGGAATAGGAAAACAAGTATCACCCTATCTAGGAAAATTCGGAGGTTCCATCATTGGAGTCATATATATTATGCTAGTACTGCCACATTGTTTTCTTCCATTTGGTCTTCTGACTTGGGACAAGTATTGGCCAGTGATAAAAGGATCTTATGGTATGCCTTATGGATTCTTTTTGATTTGGCCATTTGTTATAAAGGGTATACAGAGTAatctacacacaaaaaaagtgaTATGA